The stretch of DNA GCATTGCGATCGCCCCTGCTGCAATTAAAGCCGGAACTTTTAACTCATCAATCATAATTCGGTTAATCACACCCAGGGTTAGTAAAGACATAATTCCTAACCCCATTTGATACAAACCTAACCGAAACATGGTAAATAGAGGAATGGGGGGCAAGGGTTTACCCTCTAGGGGATTAGAGGTTGAGGATTGCTCTGAGGAATCACCGATTTTCATGGGTTGTAAGTTAAGACAGCAAGAAGGAAAAACAACTCATTTTTAACAATTTTATTAAAATTTAGGCTGAGTTGCATTTTCTGATTATAATAGAAGAGCTACTGAATTTCAAGTTAAACCAAATTCAAACTCTTTTTGAGCAAAAATGACTAAAGTTTTATCACATTTTATTCAAATTAAAGAAGCAAAAATTCATTTCTTAGAAGTAGGAAACTCTCAAAATCCATCGGTTTTATTCCTTCATGGGGCTAGTTTTAAAGCCGAGACTTGGCAAGAGATTGGAACCCTAGAATTGATGGGTCAAAACCAATATCATGCTATTGCTGTGGATCTCCCTGGATATGGCAAATCTCAATCCTTGAGCGGAAATCGAGTTGAGCTTTTATTAGAGATCATTGATCATCTGAACTTATCAGGGTGCGTGTTAGTCTCTCCTTCCATGAGTGGGAATTATAGCTTACCCTTTATCGTGCAACATTCAGATCGCTTAGGGGGATTTGTTGCTGTTGCTCCCGTGGGTATCCCTCAGATGGTAGAACATTTACAAGGAATTTCACTGCCAACCTTAGCGATTTGGGGAAGTAATGATAGAATTGTTCCATTGGATCACGCAAAGTTACTTCAACAATTCATGCCCAATGTACAAATTGTGATTTTGGAACAAGCCGGTCATGCTTGTTACATGAAAGCAACTCCTAAGTTTCATGAACATCTCATGGAATTTGTGAACCGTATAAACTCTCATTCATAACATTTTATTTATCGGTTTTTTTAGAGTTTATTATTCTTCTATTTTGTAACCGGATAAAATTATATCCTCAAGGTTAAATTCAACAATTTTTTTCTTAATTACTCCTAGGACGATTATTAAAAAATGACTCACAAAACAGAAAAAGCACTTTTTCTTTTAGGCGGACTCAGCGATGATGATCTCAGCTGGATTATCAATAAAGCAAAAATAGAAAAACTGCCCCCCGGCGAACGGTTAATTTATGAAGGACGCCCCATTAATGCCCTTTATTTTGTATTGAGTGGATTGTTAACGGTGGTGATAGGGTCGAAAGAAGATCGAGAATTAGCCCAAATTACCACAGGGGAAGTCGTTGGAGAAGTATCTTTTATTGATAGTCGCCCACCTTTAGCAACGGTTAAAGCGTTAGAAACCACTCAAGTTTTAGCCATTTCTCGTTTTGAACTCAATAGCAAACTTCACCATGATTCTAAATTTGCTGCCCGATTTTATCATGGTTTATCCCTATGTTTAGCCAGTCGGATGCGAGGCACAATTCGACGTTTAGGTTATGATGATCTTACAGAATATGAAATAGATGTACTAGAACCTGAAGAATTTAGTGAACAGACCAAAGAATTTTTAGTTTTAGCGCAAGCTAAATTTAATTGGTTAGTTCAAAATCTCCGAGCTAGGGAATAAAACATCAACTATTTAGAGGTTCACGATAGCAGGAAACCGTTCATTGCTTACTGTTCCCTGTTCCCTGTTCCCTGTTCCCTTTACGAGTCATCCTGGGTTGAACTAATCCACTTCCAAAAGGGATGAGTTGGCCCCTGTTTCAGAATTTTAAAGACTTGCTGTTCTAAACGGCGTTGATAGGCGGGAGAAACCCCGAATAAAATGTTGCGACTATGCCAGACTAACGTTGCTGTTGTCATACCCATACACAACCCTAACCCCAAAGCAGCAAAACGATTATAAGCTAAACCATAACGAACCGCAGACCAAGTAAAATGGTTTTGCCAAAGGGCAATTTCTCCGCGCAAAGCCCACAGACTTAAAGGCGCTACGGTAATCCACAAAATTCCAATGACTAACCATCGGGTGTAAACCGTAAGTCGATGCAATTTTTGCACTTGAGCATTAAACATTGAATCATCTGGCGAAGGGTTTAATCCCATTTGGCCTCCTGCTTTTTAACCCCTATCTGCTGTGGCATGAGGACTGCCCTCATGGGTCAATTTTAGAACAGCTTTCACTTATTACAATTTATTGATGACCTCAGTAAACTCCTTCTCCTGATTCATTGATCTTTACATAAGTAGGTAGGCGGGATTAAACTTGTCCATGTAACAATATGTAAAGGAGGCTTAGATCAGCCATTAGAGAGCGTTAGAACGATTTATAATCGTTTACATAGGGAGTTTTTATAGAGCCTACCTACTTACTTTCGTTTTTTATACCTATTGACTTAAAACAATGCCAACATTTGAACCGCAAACGCCGCGAATCCGATTTGTTTATCATCAATTACAATCCCCAGCATTTCGACAATGGGTTCCTTTGATTTTAATTGTAATATTAGGAACAATATTACGCCTTGATCAGATCGGCACCGAAAGCATTTGGGCCGATGAACATTCTAGTATTCGAGATGCAGAAAGCTTAAAACTTAAACCTCGGCTTTTTTATTCTTTATTTCTGCGGTTTTGGATGGTGTTTGGAGAAAGTGATAGTTGGTTAAGATTATCTTCTGTTCCCTTCAGTTTGGGTGTGATTGTTCTTGTATATTTACTCACTTTAAAAGTGGCGAATCGTTGGACAGCTTTAATGGCTGCTTTGATGATGGCTGTTTCTCCTTTTTTTGTCGGTTACGCTCAAGAAATTCGGATGTATTCAATGAGTACATTTTTCTCTTTATTGGGAACAGTTGCTTTAACCGATGCTTTAGAAAAGCCTACCAAACAATCAATCGTTGTCTGGATTATGGGTCGATTATTTTCGCTTTTAGCAACCCCCATTAATGTGTTATTAATCGTTCCTGATTTAATTTTGATTATTTGGAGATTTAAAAATCAAAAAGAAACTTTAATTAGGATAGGACAAGGATTAATTGTTCTGGGATTAATTTGGCTTCCTTTTGCCTATACGTTAATTAAAGCCATCCCCAACTTTTTAAATGATTGGATTGCTAAAACTCCCAAGCCAAACCTTTTATTGATTCCCGGTAAATTAATTAACTTTACTGCTTTTTGGAACATAAAAGTAGTGCGAGCATGGTATGAATCTAGTCAGAATCTAACAGGGTTAGGATGGGAAAAATTGGTTTATTATTTTTATGTCTTTTACAATCTAATTTTAGTCTTTTTACTAATCCTTGCTTTACTCAAAGTCATTAAACAAGTTAGACGAAAATCAACTCAACCGAAATTATTGTGGATTGCAACTTGGGCTATTGTCCCCTTTCTAATGTTGTTGTCAGGCTCCTATATTAGCGGTTCATTGATGGTTGATCGATATTTAGCCTTTATTGCACCCTATTACTTAATTCTAATAACGGTGGGATTTCAAACTATATTTCAAAAATATCGTTTAATTGCTTGGGGTCTTGCCGTGGTTTATTTAATCGCACTAACGGGAGGATTAACCCATTATTATACCCATTTATATCATGATGATTGGAAAGGAATTGTAGCGTTAATTGAAGCCGAGAAAAAACCAGGTGATGCGATTGGATTTTATGCTCTAGGATGGGAACCCCATCTAGCTTTACCCCGCTATTATCAAGGGTCATTGCCACTCCAATCTTTAGCTAATCCCCATATCGATTATCCTCAAAAACTAAATGAAGAATTCGCCTCTAAAATATTAGATTCATTACCGAAAAATCATTCTCGATATTGGTTGGTCTTGTATCCCGAAACCGATGTAGAAATGATTCAGAAAGTTATGAAAGAAAAATATGAGGTTTTACGTCATGAAGTTTATCCTAATCTCATGAATGGTTCTCCTCAAGTATTTTTAATCCAGCCTAAAGAGGCTAAAATTTTAAAATAATGATATAAAAGATATAAGAGGAGGTTTAATTAATCCTTTTTAAACTTAAGGTTTATGACTCAAATTGTTGAGCATAAAATAAAGCATAACGTTCGCCTTTTTCTAATAGTTCTTGATGGGTTCCTGATTCCACAATTTGACCTTGTTCTAAGACTAAAATTCGAGTAGCCCGTCTAACCGTTGCTAAACGATGAGCAATAATAAAAACAGTTCGATCCTGCATTAATCGTTCTAAGGCTTCTTGAACTAACGCTTCTGACTCCGAATCTAAGGCTGATGTGGCTTCATCTAAAATTAAGATTCTAGGGTTTAATAAAACAGCCCTAGCAATGGCAATTCGTTGTCGTTGTCCCCCAGATAAATTCACTCCCCGTTCTCCAACCAGGGTTTGATAGCCATTGGGAAACTGCATAATAAACGAATCCGCATTGGCAATTTTTGCAGCGGCTTCCACATCTTTTAAGTCATAATAAGCTTGACCAAAGGCAATATTTTGAGCAATGGTTCCTGAAAATAAGGTAATATCTTGGGGAACAATCCCAATTTGTCGCCGCAGACTTTTTAAGGTGACATCTTGAATATCAATATCATCAATTTTAATAGTTCCTGACTGGCGATCATAAAATCGGGGTAATAAACTCACTAAGGTTGTTTTTCCGGCTCCCGACGGCCCCACTAAAGCCACCATTTCCCCTGGTTTAACACATAAATTGAGATTCTGTAAAACTGGTTGATTGTTATCTTGACTTTGAGAAAAATCCGTTTTAGGATAAGTAAAATTAACGTTATAATATTCGACTTTTCCGGTCACATGGGGTAAAATAAAAGCATCGGGTTTTTCAAGAACCGTTGGCTGCACGGCTAACAGTTCAAAAATGCGATCGCAAGAAGCTTGACCTTGTTTAAAATCACTATAATTACTCGTAGTTAAAGAGATGGGATCAATTAATAACGCCACCGCCGCAATATAACTAATAAACCCACTTCCGGTTAAATTTCCTTGGGAGATTTGCCATCCTCCTAAAAAGAATAACAAAATCACACTCATGGCTTCTAAAAAGCCAACCACTACAAATTGTAAAGCTTTGACTTGTTCAGCTAAATATTTGGCTTTGCGATTTTGTTCCGCTTCTAAACTAAAGCGATTAATTTCATATTCTTCCGCCGCAAATGCTTGGACTAACCGAATTCCTCCAAACACTTCTGTTAATAACGCGGCTAAATTAGAAACTCGGTTTTGGCTATGGCGAGTAAAGGTTAATAATTTTTCGCCAAACCAACCAATTAACACCGCCATAAACGGGGCAATAATTAACGTGGCGAGGGTTAATTGCCAATTGAGATAAATCATATATCCCAAAACTACAATTAACTGTAAAATACAAGGAACAAATTGATGGAAAAATTTATTAATGACTTCCCCAATACGGTCAATATCTTCCGTGAGGCGATAGGCGAGATCCCCGGTTTTTGTAGTTTCAAAATAGCCAATATTCAGCCGTTGTAAATGACGATAAACTTGTTTTCTTAATTCCAGAGAAATCGTTAAGGCAGCTTTTGCCATCAGGGTATCCTGACCATATTGTACCGTTCCCCGCACCAGGAAAACAACGGCCGCTACTCCCGCTAATTGAGCGATAGCAGAGACATTTCCGGCGCCAATATAACCTGCCATTTGTCCGGCTAACCAGGCTAATAACGGCCAAAATACGGTAAAGGCAAGGGTACAAACCAAGGCTTTAGCAATTGTTTGTCCTTGGGTGCGAATATAAGGAATTAATTCCCGGTAACTAGAAGGTTGTTTTTGTTTCAAGTTGCGATCGCCAAAACACCTTTTTTAACCTATCATATTTTAGCCCAGAAACCGGGTTGATCAACAAAAGATCTTGTTTGAGCCGATAAATAACGATTATAAACCCGGTTTCTTGTATTAGGTATTGTCTGAAGTTTTTAGCTCGCTTAATTGATAATAAATTGCCCAAATTGCCATCGCTCTTAAATAATGACTGGCGCGAAATGTGCCAACGGCGGTAATGGCTTCGGGTGTGCGAAATTGTAAACCATTTTCATAGATTTGTTTAACCACAACTTCCGTTAATTCTAACGCTTCAGCTTTCATTCCCATTTGTAAGAAAAACGCAGCCAACCCAAAATTAATTCCTGTCCAAACTTCTAAGGGGTGAGTATCTTGAGGATTAACTGCTTCTCCCGTCGGTCTAACACCATTGGCGGCACCAAATTGCCCATTATGAAACTTTTTAAAACAGGAATCATAAACCATTTTTAAAGCCGAAATTGTACAATCAGTAGGAACAATATCCGGTAATTCTAATAATCTAGCATAAAATTGACCACACAATTGATCAGCCATGACCACATCAGAACCACTCTCACTATCCAAACGATAATATTGACCATTCCAAAGGGTTTTGTGATACAAAGGTTTAGCCGTTTCTAACCAAGCTTGATAGGTCGGAAGAACGCTTTTAGGAGACGGGGTAACGGTTTCCTTTTCTAGTGCTTTCCCCATGGCAATCATCGCTTCTAATGCTGCTAACCATAACCCCCCACAATAGGCACTAATTCCCTGTAATCTCCAATCATCAAAAGTTTGATCCGGTGCGCCACTATTTTCGGGAATTGAATCTTGATCTAAATCAAAGGTTTTTAGATAATCCAGGGTTTCAACCATCGCTGGCCAGCAATCTTTTAAAAACTCGTAATCTGTTCCCCCCGTTAATAGGAAATCCCGATAAACTTGCAACACAAAATCACAGGGTAAATCCTTCCAAAGGTTACAATCTTGATAACTGGTATAATTGGTTTTTTCCCAAGGATGTTCGTTCGGCGCGCCTAAATCATGGGGGGTTGCACCAACGGCTTTCCGAATGGCAGAGGCTTGATTATAACCAATAATTCGTGGGGTATTATCGCCTTGAGAAATTGCACGGGAATAGGCAATTAATATCGATTTTTCTAACTCCGGCCATAACATTAATAAAGAAAATGACCCATATAATCGCACATCTAAACTTTCATACCAGCGATAATCTAAACATTCTAAAACTGCAAATTGACCGACAGGATCACGTTCATCAGCAGCAGTCCAAAGCGCACCTCCATCCGTTAGTAAATATAGCTCATTAAAGAGTGCCATTTTAAACCAATTGGGTAAATCTTGACGCTGTAAAATTGGGTTTTGCCACAGTTCAATCTGTTCTCGCCAAGTATCAGAATGCTTCATCGCCGTGCGAATCATTGACCAAGCATTGTGACCATTTCGACCAAAAAAATCAGTATAACGACGATAATAATTAATTCCTGATGCAAATTCAGTAATGGGTAAATCCCAGGCTAAATAAAACGGAATTTTGCGTGTTTTTCCGGGTCGAATTGTAAATTTAACCGCTAAAGCAACGGCAATTCGCTCTCCTTCTTTAGCCGGATGTTCACTTTCTTGATCTAATAATGTGCCATCTTCGGCAAAACAGTGCCAAATGTCTTCTCCGCTTCCTGTGGGGTTCCAACGGGTTTGATAATACACTTCAACCGCAGGGTTTATAATGGTGGCAATTGCCATTTGTCCTTCCCCTTCTCGCACTTCTTCATTAGTGCTGAGACGAGTCATTAAACAGCCAATGCGATGAAAATCTTCAACTAATCGATTAACACTTCCGTCACTATTTCCCCACCGAGGTTGATATTCATAAACTGGGCTACCATCGTCTCTAACTTTCACTTCAGGACTGGCTAAACTATTGGTAAACCATCCAATTGTATTTTCCCAAGTTAATAAAATACTTAAGGTAATCGGTTCATCCGTTGGGTTGTGAGCAATCCATTCAAAAATTGCAATGGGATAACTACTTTCTTGATAGTTTTTAGCCCAAACCGGAGAAAATTGTTCACAAGTTAATTGTGCAGAAAAGACATTTTCATAAACAAACCAACTGCGGGGATATAACGCATGATAAATTCCCGTTTGTTCAGGATAATTTGTAGGATTAGGATACCAATTCCACGCCGCTAAACTTCCATCTTCTGGGGGTTCTGTTGATAAAGCACAAGCTTTTTTTTGACCGTTGATTTCTTCAAAAACACTAAATTGACAAGCGGGAAGATTTCTAAAAATATGTTCTCCCCCGTCCAAATGCCAGAGGTTAAAATCTCCTCGTGAAGACCGTCCAATACAACCTGCACCCAACCCCCCTAACGGCATTCCGTGCCAAGGGCCATCATCTAAATTACTGGCGTAGCGAACGGTATAAGGTTTTTCCCACCCTAAACCAATGGGACGACTCCAAGTAGACTCAGGAATATTGTTAATAGGGCTAGAATGGGTCATGCGGTTAAGGGATAATGCTATTTAAAAAAAACTAAATTCCCCATTTGGGATGTTTTGAATTTTCTCACAATTGAGTTAAATAAGCAAGAGCAATTTTATTTCCGCAGTCTGGTTTTATGATAAAAAATCCATAATTCTGCCAAATAATAAAATAGAATAATCCCGATTAAACTTGCACTCAAATCAATAATACTGAAGGTACGATTGGGTAAATAAATTTGTGAGATTTCTTCAGCAATAGTTATAAGGGTAAATAAAAACGGCCCCAGGGGAATAAAAATCTTATTAATTACAATCTTTTTTCCTCCCAAGGCTAAATGAGTTAAAAACGATGCAATTCCATATAAAATAAAATGTCCATAAACATCATAATGAGGGATTTTCCCTAATAAATCATAAGGTAAATTTCCCCCATTGGCTGTAATTACAATTAACAATAACAACAGAAAATAGAGAAGAAAAGCAATTTGCCAAGGTTTTTGAGACGGTTTCATGATCAACGCATTAATTCAGGGTTTACCCTAAATCTACCACCGCTTCCTTGAGGATTTCGGATGATTAACAGTAGAAAGGCTTGACGACTTAAAAATGTAATTTGTGTTATAAATAAATAGATGTTTTCTTATAGATAACTAAGTTATGCCACCTCGCTTCATCAACGATCGCTATGCTTTATCCCCCAACCCGCGATCGGGTGGAATGGCTCATGTCTACCGCGCCAGAGACTACAATCAAGAAGAACGGCTAGTTGCGGTAAAAGAATTCAATCGCGGGCAAATTGAAGCAGATATTCTAGCCGAATCTTTCAGACGTGAAACCCTAGCTCTCCAAGAGTTAAAACACCCTGGAATTGTGGAGCTCCTTGATTGTGGAAAGGATGAAACTACGGGTAACTATTTTCTAGTTCTGGAGTGGATGGACAAGGATTTGCTAACACTTCTAAAAGAATCTCCCCCGGAGGGTTGGGATTCTTTCTGGAAAGTGGTAGCACTACCCGTGTTGGAGGCTTTGGCATTTTCCCATAGTCGAGGCATAATACACCGGGATATTAAACCTAGCAATATTTTAGTAGGAAGTGACGGTAAACTCAAACTTGCTGATTTTGGCATATCTAAGCTTAAAAGCTATTTGCAACCTAGCATTACTCTTAAAGACTTTGTATCGCGTACATTCACACCGCCAGAATTTGATGATGGTTCCTATACCTACACCCGCGATGTTTTCAGTTTTGGTGTATTGGTTTTGAAGTGTTTAACTAATATTCAACTTATAGATCATAATAATATTTCCACCGCTCTAAAAGCGTTTAATGCACCCTCTGAAATCGTAGAAGTAATCGAGCGTGCTGTTTCCTTAGACCCCACAGAGCGTCAGCGTAATGCAGAGGTATTGTTAGCTGAAATTAATGCTATTCAAGGGAAGATAAAAACAGGAGAAATTAAAAAACGTCCTTGCTTTATTGAGCTTATACCAAAGTGCTTAGACCGACTTAGGAATGAACTTGAAATTTCTTCTGAAGTTGAAATTAAGAATCTTATCCTTGAGGATCTCAATAATGAATCTGGTTGTGGAATTCGTCCCTATAAATTTAAGGACGACGCCAACGATGCTGCGTCCCGTGAAGATCACTACGAAATTTATGGTATTTCCTATCGATATCATATAAAAATAGATCAAAACCAACGACAGCACCTAGTTATTTTGAATGCTTGGTCTACTTCTTACTCGCAATTAGAACAACG from Planktothrix sp. FACHB-1365 encodes:
- a CDS encoding VanZ family protein; translated protein: MKPSQKPWQIAFLLYFLLLLLIVITANGGNLPYDLLGKIPHYDVYGHFILYGIASFLTHLALGGKKIVINKIFIPLGPFLFTLITIAEEISQIYLPNRTFSIIDLSASLIGIILFYYLAELWIFYHKTRLRK
- a CDS encoding glycosyltransferase family 39 protein, producing the protein MPTFEPQTPRIRFVYHQLQSPAFRQWVPLILIVILGTILRLDQIGTESIWADEHSSIRDAESLKLKPRLFYSLFLRFWMVFGESDSWLRLSSVPFSLGVIVLVYLLTLKVANRWTALMAALMMAVSPFFVGYAQEIRMYSMSTFFSLLGTVALTDALEKPTKQSIVVWIMGRLFSLLATPINVLLIVPDLILIIWRFKNQKETLIRIGQGLIVLGLIWLPFAYTLIKAIPNFLNDWIAKTPKPNLLLIPGKLINFTAFWNIKVVRAWYESSQNLTGLGWEKLVYYFYVFYNLILVFLLILALLKVIKQVRRKSTQPKLLWIATWAIVPFLMLLSGSYISGSLMVDRYLAFIAPYYLILITVGFQTIFQKYRLIAWGLAVVYLIALTGGLTHYYTHLYHDDWKGIVALIEAEKKPGDAIGFYALGWEPHLALPRYYQGSLPLQSLANPHIDYPQKLNEEFASKILDSLPKNHSRYWLVLYPETDVEMIQKVMKEKYEVLRHEVYPNLMNGSPQVFLIQPKEAKILK
- a CDS encoding alpha/beta fold hydrolase, translating into MTKVLSHFIQIKEAKIHFLEVGNSQNPSVLFLHGASFKAETWQEIGTLELMGQNQYHAIAVDLPGYGKSQSLSGNRVELLLEIIDHLNLSGCVLVSPSMSGNYSLPFIVQHSDRLGGFVAVAPVGIPQMVEHLQGISLPTLAIWGSNDRIVPLDHAKLLQQFMPNVQIVILEQAGHACYMKATPKFHEHLMEFVNRINSHS
- a CDS encoding ABC transporter ATP-binding protein codes for the protein MKQKQPSSYRELIPYIRTQGQTIAKALVCTLAFTVFWPLLAWLAGQMAGYIGAGNVSAIAQLAGVAAVVFLVRGTVQYGQDTLMAKAALTISLELRKQVYRHLQRLNIGYFETTKTGDLAYRLTEDIDRIGEVINKFFHQFVPCILQLIVVLGYMIYLNWQLTLATLIIAPFMAVLIGWFGEKLLTFTRHSQNRVSNLAALLTEVFGGIRLVQAFAAEEYEINRFSLEAEQNRKAKYLAEQVKALQFVVVGFLEAMSVILLFFLGGWQISQGNLTGSGFISYIAAVALLIDPISLTTSNYSDFKQGQASCDRIFELLAVQPTVLEKPDAFILPHVTGKVEYYNVNFTYPKTDFSQSQDNNQPVLQNLNLCVKPGEMVALVGPSGAGKTTLVSLLPRFYDRQSGTIKIDDIDIQDVTLKSLRRQIGIVPQDITLFSGTIAQNIAFGQAYYDLKDVEAAAKIANADSFIMQFPNGYQTLVGERGVNLSGGQRQRIAIARAVLLNPRILILDEATSALDSESEALVQEALERLMQDRTVFIIAHRLATVRRATRILVLEQGQIVESGTHQELLEKGERYALFYAQQFES
- a CDS encoding GH116 family glycosyl hydrolase, which gives rise to MTHSSPINNIPESTWSRPIGLGWEKPYTVRYASNLDDGPWHGMPLGGLGAGCIGRSSRGDFNLWHLDGGEHIFRNLPACQFSVFEEINGQKKACALSTEPPEDGSLAAWNWYPNPTNYPEQTGIYHALYPRSWFVYENVFSAQLTCEQFSPVWAKNYQESSYPIAIFEWIAHNPTDEPITLSILLTWENTIGWFTNSLASPEVKVRDDGSPVYEYQPRWGNSDGSVNRLVEDFHRIGCLMTRLSTNEEVREGEGQMAIATIINPAVEVYYQTRWNPTGSGEDIWHCFAEDGTLLDQESEHPAKEGERIAVALAVKFTIRPGKTRKIPFYLAWDLPITEFASGINYYRRYTDFFGRNGHNAWSMIRTAMKHSDTWREQIELWQNPILQRQDLPNWFKMALFNELYLLTDGGALWTAADERDPVGQFAVLECLDYRWYESLDVRLYGSFSLLMLWPELEKSILIAYSRAISQGDNTPRIIGYNQASAIRKAVGATPHDLGAPNEHPWEKTNYTSYQDCNLWKDLPCDFVLQVYRDFLLTGGTDYEFLKDCWPAMVETLDYLKTFDLDQDSIPENSGAPDQTFDDWRLQGISAYCGGLWLAALEAMIAMGKALEKETVTPSPKSVLPTYQAWLETAKPLYHKTLWNGQYYRLDSESGSDVVMADQLCGQFYARLLELPDIVPTDCTISALKMVYDSCFKKFHNGQFGAANGVRPTGEAVNPQDTHPLEVWTGINFGLAAFFLQMGMKAEALELTEVVVKQIYENGLQFRTPEAITAVGTFRASHYLRAMAIWAIYYQLSELKTSDNT
- a CDS encoding cyclic nucleotide-binding domain-containing protein, which translates into the protein MTHKTEKALFLLGGLSDDDLSWIINKAKIEKLPPGERLIYEGRPINALYFVLSGLLTVVIGSKEDRELAQITTGEVVGEVSFIDSRPPLATVKALETTQVLAISRFELNSKLHHDSKFAARFYHGLSLCLASRMRGTIRRLGYDDLTEYEIDVLEPEEFSEQTKEFLVLAQAKFNWLVQNLRARE